The Apibacter raozihei DNA segment GATTCCGTTGAATTTGTAAAGGTTGATGGAGGTTTACTTGTACAGGATACCGACAATGCTTTTTCCAGCAATTTTGAAAAAGTCACCGAACTGGCTCCGAAAAAGGAATTGATGGAAGATTTGATTTTTGCTCAAAAAATTGTTAAACATGCTAAATCTAATGCAATTGTTGTAGCTTCAGGACAACAAGCCCTAGGTATTGGTTCAGGACAAACTAACAGAATCTGGGCTGCTAAACAAGCTATTGAAAGAGCTAAAAGTAAAACACAATCTGATTTAATTCTGGCTTCTGACGCTTTTTTCCCTTTCAGAGATGTTGTGGATGTTTCTGCTGCCAATGGTATAAAAGCTATAATTCAACCAGGTGGCTCAATGAGAGATCAGGAAAGTATAGATGCCTGTAATGAGCATAATATTCCTATGATATTTACTGGTGTGAGACATTTTAAACATTAATAATTTTATATTTAAAATAAAAAAAGGTATTCAATTGAATACCTTTTTTGTTTATAATTAATATTTCGTTTTTTAAGGTACAATAGTCGTAAATAAATACGTAGCAAAAATTACCAGTAATACAATTCCCTGAAGTATGTTGGTTTTTCCTGAGTGCAGGGAAGAATAAACTGTAAACAATGATAAAATTAACAGTAAAGTTGATTTTGCATCAATTCCCAAGGTAACCGTCATTCCAGTGAAATAGGATACAATTGCTACTGCGGGAATGGTTAGCCCTATACTTGCTAAAGCAGATCCTAAAGCTAAGTTCAAACTAGTCTGCAATCTGTTATTCTGTGCTGCCCTCCATGCTGCCATGCCTTCGGGTAATAGAATAACTGCAGCTATGATTATACCTACTAAACTCATAGGTGCACCCATTTCTATAACCATGCTTTCTATGGCCGGAGACAATTTTTTTGATAATAGTACCACTGCTACTAATGCCAATATGAGCAAGATCAGGCTGGTAATTGTTGTGGGTAATGAGGGGGGATCTGCATGCTCTGATTCATCGTGATTTATATCTTCTTTTTTTGGTAAGAAAAAATCCCTGTGTCTTATAGTTTGCATGGATATAAAACCTCCATATAAAACCAAAGAAATAATTGCCACAAAAATTAATTGTTTATCAGAATATACACTTCCGGCTTCAGTTGTTGTATAATTGGGTAAAACCAGTGTTAGCATAGATATTGCTATTAAGGTAATCAGTGCTGCACTAACACCTTGTTGTCTATAGTCTTGTTGTTTGTACTTATATCCACCAGACCAAAGACATAGTCCTATTATACCTGTTAATATAATCATGATAGCTGCAAAAACGGTATCTCTAGCCAGCGCTGAAGGCTGTTCGTTTCCTTCTGACATCATTAATGATACAATAAGTGACACTTCTATGACTGCAATGGCTACTGCTAAAATGATTGTTCCGAAAGGCTCTCCTACCTTATGAGCTATTACCTCTGCATGATGAACGGCAGATAAAACTGCTGTAATTAATATAACTCCTAAAAAAATAAGATAAAAAGTATTTTCAGTAAACGTGCCTTTTAAAAATAAAGTAAATACAGCTATAACCGGAAAAAACAAGGTCCACAACGGTAATTTTATATTTAGTTTTTCTGATAAAAATTTATTATATTCCATAATAATTCCTCTAATAAAGTGTTAAATAGTTTAGATTTAAGATAACAAATTTTCTAATGATTAAGTAAATACTTATTTCTTAATAAATAATTTTAATTTAATTTATATGATTTACTAATTCCTATCAGTATTTGTCAATATTTAGTGTTAAGTAATAATTAGTTGCTTAAAATGATTAAACTAATTGTGCAGCTTTGTTTTCAATAGTTTTCGTTTCTTCTAATTGTTTAAGATTATCTAAAGTTACTAAAGCAATCTGGCTTAAGGCTTCTTCGGTAAAAAATGCCTGATGCGCCGTTACTAAAACATTAGGGAATGAAAGTAACAATTGAATGGTATCGTCTTCGATGATAGTTTCCGATAAATCCCTAAAAAACAGTTTTTCTTCCTGCTCATATACATCGATACCTAATGCTCCTATTTTTTTTGTTTTAAGACCTTCGATAATAGCGCGGGTATCAATTAACCCTCCTCTACTTGTATTAATTAAATACACACCTTTCTTCATAAGTTCAATAGTATCTTTATTGATTATATGATGAGTTTCGGGAGTTAACGGACAGTGTAAAGATATAATATCGGATTGTTTTAATAATTCATCCAGTGCTACGTATTCAAAACCTTCTTTTTTTAATTCTTCATTCGGATATAGATCATACGCTAATACTTTTGTGCCTAATGCCTTTATCGTTCTGCAAAATACTCTTCCTATATTTCCGGTTCCAATAACTCCAACCGTTTTCTTAAAAATATTGGTACCTAGTAATCCGTTTAATGAAAAATTTTGTTCTCTCACCCTATTATAAGCTTTATGTGTCTTTCTATTTAAAGTCAACAACATAGCCAAGGTATGTTCTGCTACCGCTTCCGGTGAATATGCTGGTACTCTGCACACTCTTAATCCGTACTCTTTAGCGGCTTCCAAATCTACATTATTAAATCCTGCGTTTCTAAGGGCTATATATTTAACTCCTTTCTTAACTAATTTTTTTATTACCTCTTTATTAATTTTATCATTAACAAAAACACAAATAGCTTCTGCATCTTCTAAAATATTAACTGTATGTTCGTCAAGATTAGCTTCAAAATATTCCAATTCAAAATTAAAGTTTTCATTACATGCATTAAAAAATTTTATATCGTAAGGTTGGGTTGAAAAAAAAGAGACTTTCATTATTTTATTTTTTATTTTAAGTGTCAAATAGTATTTCAAGTAAAATTACAAAAAGTATATAAGGTAAACATAATCATATATATATTATTTGTAATTATCTTCAGTCAACTATACATATAATTTTGTTTAAAACTTATGGTTGTAATTTTTTATCATTAAACATTCTACCAATTTTATTATTACTTATGTCATGTAAATATTTTTTTTACTTTGAAAATAAATTGACTCAAAATATACTTTTACCTAGTGTAAATAATTTTAATTTATCTTATTTTATTTTTTTATTATCTTTAGTCCATATAATTTACTTATTCAAAAAAATCAATTTATGAAAAAACTTATATTACTCACCTTATCAGTATTATCTCAATATAGCTTCGGGCAAGATAATACTTTATGGCAGAACTCCATCCCTATGACTAAGGTTATAGAATGGAGAAGACATATTCATCAAAATCCTGAACTTTCATTTCAGGAAAACAAAACCAGTAAATATGTGGCAGATGTATTGAAGAGTTTTGGAAATATTCAGGTGAAACAAATTACAAAAACCAGTGTCATTGGTATTTTAAAAGGAAATTCTCCCGGAAAAACTGTTGCTTTCCGAGCTGATATGGATGCCTTACCTATTCAGGAAGAAACAGGTTTACCTTATGCCTCTGTAAATGCAAATGTGAGTCATGCCTGCGGTCACGATTCTCATACAGCTATGTTGCTTGGAACAGCTTATACGCTTTCTAAAATGCAAAAAAATTTAAAAGGTACTGTTATATTTATATTCCAACATGCAGAAGAAAAAATTCCCGGAGGAGCTTTAGATATGATTAAAACCGGAGAACTTGATTCCATTGAAGCATTTTTCGGACTACATGTTATGCCTCTTCCTGTAGGAATCATTGGTATTTTGCCTAACGGGCCTGCCTCTACTGCCTCAGACAGCTTTTTCCTGACAATCACTGGTAAAAGTTCTCATGGTTCCATGCCCCATCTAGGTGTTGACCCTATCGTTACAGGGGCTGAGCTGGTAAATAATTTACAAACTATTGTTTCCAGAAATGTACAGCCTGGAAATTTAGCTGTTCTTACTGTTGGAAAATTTCAATCAGGAAATGCTCCTAATGTAATTCCTGAAAGAGCTGAACTGGCAGCTACGATACGAACGACTGATCCTGAAACAAGAAAGTTAATGGAAACACGCATTAAATCCATAGTTGAAAATACAATAAAAACTAACAATGCAAGCTATCAACTGGATTATGTTTTAGGTTATCCACCTATATATAATGATGAAAAACTGAATGCTTTAGCCAAAGCCAGCGCTATTAAGGCGACAGGATTAGATAATGTTGTTGATTCTCCCTCTATTACAGCCAGTGAGGATTTTTCTTATTATAAAAAAATAGCTCCTGTTTGTTTTGTCTTACTTGGAGTAGGTAATGATGCTGTTAATCATAATTCAAAATTTACTATTGATGAAAGTGCTTTTCTTAATGGTATTAAAACTGAAGTTCAGATTATCCTTGATTTTCTAAATCAATAAATTTAATAGTAAAAGAGCCGCATAAGCGGCTCTTTTTATGAATTATTTTATCAAACTTCAGAAAGATTATTCTCCTTCTTCCATTTTTCTTTTTAATTCTTGTAATTCGTCTAAATCACCTAAGGTTGATTTTTCAACGCTTTGGTTTTGAGACTTAACTTGTTTTTCAGTTTCTTCTCTGCTCTCTTCTTCACGGAAAGTTCCAGTATGAGAAACAACTACTCTTTTGAATTCTTTGTTAAATTCAATTACTTTGAATTCAGCATCGTCTCCTTTTTTGATTTTAGATCCATCTTCTTTCTCTAATAATCTTGAAGGACAGAATCCTTCTACTTCAGCATCTTCAAACTGAACAGTAGCTCCTTTATCAAACAACTGAATTACTTTTCCTGTGTGTACAGTTCCTTCAGCATATTTAACTTCGTATTTATCCCAAGGGTTATCAGTTAATTGTTTGTGACCTAAGCTTAGTCTTCTTGCATCTGTATCAAGTTCTAAAACTACAACATCTAATACATCTCCTACTGAACAGAATTCAGACGGATGTTTGATTTTTTTAGTCCATGAAAGATCAGAGATATAAATTAATCCATCAACACCTGCTTCTAATTCTACGAAAACTCCAAAGTTTGTGAAATTTCTAACAGTTCCTTTATGTTTAGAACCTACAGGATATTTAGCAGTAATGTCTGTCCAAGGGTCTGGAGTAAGCTGCTTCATACCTAAAGACATTTTTCTTTCTTCTTTATCTAAAGTAAGAATTACACATTCTACTTCATCACCGATTTGTACGAAATCTTGTGCAGATCTTAAGTGAGTAGACCAAGACATTTCAGAAACGTGAATTAATCCTTCAACACCTGGAGCTACTTCTACAAAAGCACCATAATCAGCTAAAACAACTACTTTTCCTTTGATTTTGTCTCCAACCTGTAAGCTTGAATCTAAAGCATCCCATGGATGTGGTTCCAATTGTTTCATACCTAACTGAATTCTTGATTTTTGATCATCAAAATCAAGGATTACCACGTTAACTTTCTGATCTAATTGTACTACTTCAGATGGATGATTAATTCTGCTCCATGATAGATCTGTGATATGGATAAGTCCGTCAACACCTCCAAGGTCGATGAATACACCGTAAGAAGTAATGTTTTTAACAACACCTTCTAATACCTGACCTTTTTCTAATTGACCGATAATTTCTTTTTTCTGATCTTCGATGTCAGCTTCGATTAATGCTTTGTGAGAAACAACTACGTTTTTGAACTCATGGTTTATTTTCACAATCTTGAATTCCATAGTTTTTCCTACAAATTGATCGTAATCTCTAATTGGTTTTACATCAATCTGAGAACCAGGTAAGAATGCTTCGATTCCAAATACGTCTACAATCATACCTCCTTTAGTTCTTGATTTCACATAACCTTCAACAATTTCTCCGGTTTCGTGAAGCTCATTAACTCTATCCCAAGCTTTAAGCATTCTTGCTTTTCTGTGAGAAAGTTGTAATTGTCCTGTTTTGTCTTCTCTTTGAGCAACCATTACTTCAACTTCATCACCAACTTTTAAGTTAGGATTATAACGGAACTCATTTAAGGAAATTACTCCTTCGGATTTAAAGTTTATGTCAACGATAGCTTCCTTATCGGTAATACGAACTACCTTACCTTTGAAAACCTGATTTTCATCAAGTTCCTGTAAAGAAGTATCATACATTTTTTCTAATTCTGACTTTTCTTTTCTATCTTCAGCGTCAAGGCCAGATTCAAAAGAATCCCAATCAAATTGTTCAGGAGCCACATTGGCATTTTGAAGAACCTCTTGTTCTTCTACTAGGTTTTTAGTCTCTTCAGACATATTGTTTAATTTAAATTGTATTTCAACCAAGGTCAATTAAGAATAAAAGGCGAAATTGTTTGTTTGAAAGTGGTTATACTTAAAGTTATTTCGATTTTCTTCTAGTCGCCAAAATCGAAGCGCAAATATAATAAAAAATTTATAGTTTTAAAATTTATTACACCTCTTTTTTACTGATATTCTAAAAGTTAAGGCTATTCTAATTTAATTATTAATAATTAAATATTTAAGCTAAATCATTTTATCTTTTACTCGTTGATTTTCAAACAAATTATTACGCAATATTTTAAATTATAAAGATAAATGTTAAATTTATAATACATTATTTAATAACTTTAAAATATTTTAAAACTATATTGTAATAAAAATTTAACCTAGTAAAACAGAGGTTTGAATTAAATTATGTAGAAAAATATAAACTTATGAGTATGGTTGATCCTAATACAAAAAAAATCCCACTATTTCATAAATTTAAAGTGGGATTTGGAGTTATAGTTAATATATTTTTAATGTGATCTATTTTGATAATGAATTATATGAAAAATTTAAATGAAAGGATTAATAAATATCAAAGATTTACCAATATACCTCTCCTTTCATAAGTTTCTTAACTGTTCTGAAAACAGTTCCTGACAGTGCTTTTACCTGCCCGTCTTCTTCAGCAACTTTAGCACCTACTGATAGTAAACCGCCACAATGTCCTATACGTATTTCCTCCTGTTCGCTGGCTTTTCCGATAATCTGATTAACAATTGTTCCAGGAATTTTGGCTGCCACTCCTGTACATATTCCTCCTGTTATTGCATAATTAGGATGCAATTTTCCCATTGAAAGCATACGCGCCTGTAGGTCTATCTGATCTTTTTTAATTGTTTCTCCATTACTGGCTTTGTAATCTGCTGCTTCTGCAACAAAGCAAAACTTAGGTATTGCAGGTATTTTTTTTGCTTCTTCTATAGATGTAGTTAGTCCCATCTTTACGGAAGCTGCTTCTCTAATACTTAACATTTTTTTCAATAATTCAGGATTTGAATCTATATCCAGCGGTTGTTCGCTTCCTGTTAATCCTAAATCTTTCGCCCTGACAAAAACCAATGGGTTAGCTGCATCAACTATAGAAACTTCAAAATCTCCGTAATCCGGAGTTGATAAAACATCTATAACATTTCCTGTAGGTAGCAGCTTTTTAGTTACAGCACCTCCGGGTTCCAGAAAATCTAATTGTATTTTAGAGGCAGTTCCTGGCACTCCTGAAATGGCATAATTACCTTCATATACCACTTTTCCATCTTTTACCGGCAAATGTGCTATAATTATTTTACTTGTATTGGTATTAAAAATAGAAACCTGTGTAATAGGTTCCTGAACATCATCTATTAATCCCATTTCTATAGCAAAGGGAGCTACTGCTGCTGACATATTTCCACAGTTTCCTTTACGATCTACTAAGCTGGTTGTTATATCAACCTGAGCAAATGTATAATTCACAGCATTTTTTTCTCCGTTTCGTTTTTTAACGATCACTGCTTTGCTGGTGGTGGAGGTTGCTCCGCCCATGCCGTTAAACTGCTTACCGGTAGGATCATTTCCACCGTATATAGCTGTCAATATATGGTCTTGTTCTTCAATACTTTCAGGTAAATCATTTTCAAGAAAACACCCTCCTTTACTGGTACCTCCTCTCATCCAAATACAATTAATTTTTTTCATTTTTTATGATTTTGAATTATTTAAAACTTTGTAATTTTTTATATAATAGAAAAACCAGGTAAGTGATAATAAATCGGCACTACCTCCCGGACTAAGATTTCTATTTATACATTCATCATCAAACTCTTCCAATTGCTGTAAAAAATATTTTTCATTTTCATAGATTTTTGAATCTCTCATCATTTTGCCGGCATAGTCCTTTATCCATTGTAAGGCCTCTACTCCTCCTCTGTTAACAATATTAGTATCATTATTTTCTGACATTAATGAAATCAAAGCTAAAAATAAGCTAAAATCCTCACCCAGAAAATTAAATTTTTCAAATATGGGTAATGAGATACTGACTACGGTCTGAAAACCGGAAGCTGCCTCACCTCTGGCTCCTTTGAATTTGTATTTTTTATATGTTTTTATTCCTGCTGTAGATTGTTCGTTTACCTCTAGTTCCTTTTCTATATTTTGAGTAATTTCAGACACTAATTTACAAACTTCAGTAATTGATACACTCTCTTTTTTGTATAGATATCCTAATGCTGTACACACTAATCCTAATGAAAATATACTTCCTTTATGAGTATTTACTCCCTGCGTGGCCTGAAACATTTTTTTTTCAGCTTCGATTCCTATAGGACGAATCTGTTCGAGAATTTTATCTTTTTCTTCGTTTTGTAATGCCATTCCTTTTGACACAAAATCTTTTAAATAGGGTTTAATTGCCTGAATACTTCGATGAAACATAGGCAAGTCCATATCTTTATGTGAGCCGTTATTTCTTTTATCAACCAATCCTGGCTTAGGTGTTAGTAAAACCTCTTTTTCTAATGCTTTTGCTGCTAAATTCATAATCATATTCGCAAAAGCATCTTCTAAAACCAATTTTTGCATGGTAATCAAGATATCTTCCAGCGTATGAGTCCTGTTTCTTGCACATATCTTTGCTTCTTTTTCACATATCAAACATTTTCTGGGGCTGGAACCTAATTCAGTTCTGGATATTATTTCACCTTTCTCATTTAATACATCAGCATCCCATAGTCTTGCTAAATTTGAAGATTCTTCCAAATCTATCATTAATTTTTTCAGATTATCTGCTTTTGTTTTAACTGCATAAACAGCAAAATGACCTGTGTTTTCTCTATGTATCTGCTGAGAATAAATTTCAATAGTATTTTGTTCAAACCATGAATCAATTTCTTCCAAGGCTCTTTGGAAAATATAGTCAAAAAGATGATTTTTTTTTACTCCTCCCGGTGAAACCAAACTTAATGATAGTAAAGAACAAGAATGCTTTTGCAAGCATTCCTGTTGTATGAATTGTTTTTTTTCACGGGAATCAAGTAGTTCTATTAATTCAACTTGTTTTCCTAAAAAACAATCAGAAGATTTTAATTGGTTAAATTCTTTCTTGAAATCTTCCACTTTATTCTTTAATTTGAAAAACTGTATCTATTACATGTCCATCTCTGTACCTTACCACAGCTACCGGTTTATCAGTAAATTCGATAGGTTTAGGCTTTCCGGTAAGACTAATAGCTCTTTCGTGTAACTGCCTTATGGTAAACAGTTCAATTCCGGCCTTTTCAAGTTTTTCTTTTATATCTGGCCTTTGGGGATTTACAGCAACTCCATGATCTGTAACTAATATATCTATATTGTCTCCTGGTGTTACACAAGTTAAAACATTTTCTACTACGGTAGGAATTCTTCCTCTTACCAATGGTGCTACAATTATTGATAAATGTGCTGAGGCAGCTGTGTCACTGTGCCCGCCTGAAGCACCACGTATCACCCCGTCCGATCCTGTTAAAACATTAACGTTGAAATTAACATCTATTTCCAAGGCACTTAATATCACTATATCCAAACGCTCTACTGAGGCTCCTTTAGAACTGTAATTTGCATATTTATTTGCACTTATCTCTATATGATTGGGATTGACAGCTATGGAGCGTGCTGCATCTTTATCAAAGCTTTGTACATCCAAAAGCTTTTTGATTAATCCTGCTTCATGTAATTTCACCATGCTGGAAGTGATTCCTCCTAAAGCAAATGCAGCTGTAATATTTTGAGATTGCATCTTATTTTCCAAAAATCTGGTTACTGCTAATGAAGCTCCTCCTGTACCTGTTTGTAAGGAAAATCCATCTTTAAAATATCCTGAATGAAATATAACTTCAGCTGCTTTCCTTGCTATTAAAAGTTCTCTAGGATTGGTTGTCATTCTGGTTGCGTCCGCTCCGATTTTATCCGGATCTCCTACCTGGTCTACTTTTACTATATAATCTACTTCGTCTTGTGCTATGCTTCCGGGATTGAATGGATAGGGTGCTATTTTTTCTGTAAGCATTACCACCTTTTTAGCATACTGAGCATCTGTTTTAGCGTAACCCAGAGAACCACAAAACCCTACTCCGGTCGCATTTCCGTAGTCATCACATACCGGAACTCCTAAAAATGCAACATCGATGTTAATTTCTCCTGATTTTATAAGGTGAACTCTTCCTCCGTGAGAATGTATATTTACCGGCTCTTTCAAAATACCTCTTGATATTTGTTCTGCCAGCTCTCCTCTTATTCCGGATGTATAAATTTTTGTGATGACTCCTTGTTTAATATATTCTACTAAAGGGGCGTTACAACTATTTAATGAGCTGGAGGCCAAGGTAAGGTTCTTAAATCCTTTTTTTGCAATTACTTCCATTACTCTGTTAATTACAAAATCTCCATTTCTGAAAGCATGATGGAAAGATATGGTCATTCCGTCTTGTAAACCACTTTTTTCAATAGCCTGTTCTATTGATTGACATATTTTCCTATCGCTTGCAATTGTTTCGAATAGGTCTAACTTACTGATTTTATGATATTCTTCTATGGATAAATCTTTATGAGTATCCAAATAGGTTAAAATTCTTTCTTTCTGATCCATTTTTGTACTTTATTATAATTCTCTGACTCCTGATAATTTAGCTCGTTGTAAAACCAATTGGGCTCTTTCAATTATGGGAGCATCAACCATTTTACCGTTCAGAGATACTACTCCGGAACCTTTTTGTACTGCTTCGTCAGAAGCTTCAATTACTTTTTTTGCAAAATCCACTTCTTTTTGCGTTGGGGCATATAAGTTATGAAGAAGTTCAATTTGCCTTGGATTAACCAAAGATTTACCGTCGAATCCTAATTGTTTAATAAGTGCTGCTTCCTTTAAAAACGTTTCTTCATCGTTTGCATCTGAGAATACTGTATCAAATGCCATTATTCCCGCAGCTCTTGCAGCATGTAAAATGGTACTTCTAGCAAACAACAATTCTATTCCATCCGGAGATCTTTCTGTTTTTAAATCTTTTACATAATCTTCTGCACCTAATGCTATTCCTATAAGTCTTGGACTTGAAAAGGCAATTTCTTTTGCATTTAAAATTCCTAATGCAGATTCTACAGCTGCAAGCATTTTAGTACTTCCTACCTCTCTATTACAATCTTTTTCAATATCTTCTATTACTTTTTCCATATCCAACACATCTTGTGCAGAATCCGTTTTAGGCAAACGCACGACATCAGTTCCGGATCGTACTACTGCATTAAGATCGTCTACTCCAAAATCCGAATCTAAGGCATTAACGCGTACTACTTTTTCTATATCTTTATAAAAAGGATGTTGTAAAGCCTGAGACACCAACATTCTTGCACTGTCTTTTTCTCTTAGGGCTACGGAATCCTCCAGATCGAACATGACTGAATCCGGTTTGTATATAAAAGAGTTGCTTATCATTGCGGCATTTGACCCCGGAACAAACAACATACTTCTTCTTAATTTTATATTAGCTGTTTCCATTCTATTTTTTCGTTAGTTGATCGTGTTATTGCGGTAATCATTCTGGCTCTTAATACACAGTCTAAAGCACCTTTATCTTTAACTACAATTTTTGCTTTTTTTATTTTAAATTCTTCTAATGTGTCTTGTATTACTTTTTCAATTGCTTCTTTGAATTGTGCTCCCACTGAACTGCTGATTGTGATATCTATTTCTCCGCAAGGAGCAATCTGTATCATTGCATCGCTGGACTCCAGTGTTCCTACAACCGCTTCTTTTGTTATTTCCATTGTTGTTTATTTGTGTTATTATTTCTGTTTCGCAGATATTCATAGGTTACTTTAGGAACCAATTTTTTTATGTTCTCAACATCTCCTTTAAAATAAAGCTCTCTCACTCTGGATGCTGATATAGGAATATCCTGTAAAAGTTTACGTTCTTTAATTTCTACCGTTATTTTTGGATAATTTGAATCGTCTTTTTCCAACCAGTATTTCATGGCTTCGTTATATTGATTCGTTACTCCTGAGAATGGTTCACTTCCGACAAACCTATGTGTGATGCGCAAAGCCGGACCTATAAAACGTCTAAATATTTTCAAATCTAATTCTAAATAGCTTTTTTCCACAACATCTTCATCTTTAAGAAAATAAGTTGGAAATGTTGCTCGTGAAATGATATATCGGGAACCTTCATGCAAGGTTATATTTTTTATATGTTTCACCCCTTCTGCTACGAGATTAAATCTATCCCGGTAAGAAAAATAGGAAGCATCTTCTTTTACGATAAATACATGTACCCAATCACACTCTGAGGCCGATTTTTCAATCAAATATTGATGTCCTAGTGTAAATGGATTTGTATTTAATACAATGCTTCCTATTTTTTTTCCTTTTATATTTTTACTGTTTTCTTTTAATTTTTTACAATAATTTAGTAATCCGTTTTGTGTATTTTCCATTAAAACCACCAATCCTGGTACTGTTTCTATTTTGGTAAATCCACAGGCTTTAAACATCTTTTCATTTTCGGGTTTAGTATATAAAAATAATTCTGTGTAACCTAAGTCATATCCTATGTAGATAAGTTCTGTCATGAGTTTAAGTACTAATCCTTTCCCTCTTTCCTTTTTATCTATGGCTACACATTTTATAATACCACCTTCTGAAATTCCTCCGCAAGCAATTATGTCTTCATTTTTTTCAATTGTAATAAAGAATAGAATATCATGGCTTATTTCCAAATCATTTTTTTCCAAAAATTTTTTAATGTTTTTTATATTTCCGCCTTGTGGTTTTAGTTCTATTTTTCTAATTGTATAAGAATTATAATTGCTCATAACTTAAAATTTTATTCTATTTTAATATTCCTGAATTAACTAAAAACATCCACCAAAGAATACCTATGGTACAATGTATAATTAAACTTCCATAGCCTACAACACTACCTACTTTCCACCATGATTTGGTATCGTTATAACCACAGGCCATTACGATAGGGGCAGCCGCTCCACCATAATGAGTTGTACATCCCCCATAAGCATTGGAGAATAAAATACCTATAGCTAATATATCATATGGTAATTTTAATGCTACTCCTAATAATCCGAATACTGAAACCATAGCGGCTACATAAGCGGCTCCAGATGCAAAAATATATCTGATTACCACGCTAATGGCTAAAACTATTACGATACCTACCATTCCTTCGCCGCCTTGCATGAATGGAGCTATAAATTCTAATTTTTCAGCTAATGTTTCTCCTAGCCATTTGAAAAAATCTACTTGAGTTAATACTCCGGAAAGACCTATAATTCCACCATACCAAACTAGTGTACTCCATCCTCCTTTGCTTTTCAGGATATCATCCCAACTAATAACATTGGTAATTAATAATATAGCCATTGCAGCAAGAGCTACAGATGCAGAATTAACTCCTGTCATTTTTCCAAAAATCCATCCTAATAGAGCAATAACAAACACTCCACATAATATCATTTCTTTTGTA contains these protein-coding regions:
- a CDS encoding 2-methylaconitate cis-trans isomerase PrpF family protein, which encodes MKKINCIWMRGGTSKGGCFLENDLPESIEEQDHILTAIYGGNDPTGKQFNGMGGATSTTSKAVIVKKRNGEKNAVNYTFAQVDITTSLVDRKGNCGNMSAAVAPFAIEMGLIDDVQEPITQVSIFNTNTSKIIIAHLPVKDGKVVYEGNYAISGVPGTASKIQLDFLEPGGAVTKKLLPTGNVIDVLSTPDYGDFEVSIVDAANPLVFVRAKDLGLTGSEQPLDIDSNPELLKKMLSIREAASVKMGLTTSIEEAKKIPAIPKFCFVAEAADYKASNGETIKKDQIDLQARMLSMGKLHPNYAITGGICTGVAAKIPGTIVNQIIGKASEQEEIRIGHCGGLLSVGAKVAEEDGQVKALSGTVFRTVKKLMKGEVYW
- the rpsA gene encoding 30S ribosomal protein S1; this encodes MSEETKNLVEEQEVLQNANVAPEQFDWDSFESGLDAEDRKEKSELEKMYDTSLQELDENQVFKGKVVRITDKEAIVDINFKSEGVISLNEFRYNPNLKVGDEVEVMVAQREDKTGQLQLSHRKARMLKAWDRVNELHETGEIVEGYVKSRTKGGMIVDVFGIEAFLPGSQIDVKPIRDYDQFVGKTMEFKIVKINHEFKNVVVSHKALIEADIEDQKKEIIGQLEKGQVLEGVVKNITSYGVFIDLGGVDGLIHITDLSWSRINHPSEVVQLDQKVNVVILDFDDQKSRIQLGMKQLEPHPWDALDSSLQVGDKIKGKVVVLADYGAFVEVAPGVEGLIHVSEMSWSTHLRSAQDFVQIGDEVECVILTLDKEERKMSLGMKQLTPDPWTDITAKYPVGSKHKGTVRNFTNFGVFVELEAGVDGLIYISDLSWTKKIKHPSEFCSVGDVLDVVVLELDTDARRLSLGHKQLTDNPWDKYEVKYAEGTVHTGKVIQLFDKGATVQFEDAEVEGFCPSRLLEKEDGSKIKKGDDAEFKVIEFNKEFKRVVVSHTGTFREEESREETEKQVKSQNQSVEKSTLGDLDELQELKRKMEEGE
- a CDS encoding calcium:proton antiporter, with the protein product MEYNKFLSEKLNIKLPLWTLFFPVIAVFTLFLKGTFTENTFYLIFLGVILITAVLSAVHHAEVIAHKVGEPFGTIILAVAIAVIEVSLIVSLMMSEGNEQPSALARDTVFAAIMIILTGIIGLCLWSGGYKYKQQDYRQQGVSAALITLIAISMLTLVLPNYTTTEAGSVYSDKQLIFVAIISLVLYGGFISMQTIRHRDFFLPKKEDINHDESEHADPPSLPTTITSLILLILALVAVVLLSKKLSPAIESMVIEMGAPMSLVGIIIAAVILLPEGMAAWRAAQNNRLQTSLNLALGSALASIGLTIPAVAIVSYFTGMTVTLGIDAKSTLLLILSLFTVYSSLHSGKTNILQGIVLLVIFATYLFTTIVP
- a CDS encoding 2-hydroxyacid dehydrogenase: MKVSFFSTQPYDIKFFNACNENFNFELEYFEANLDEHTVNILEDAEAICVFVNDKINKEVIKKLVKKGVKYIALRNAGFNNVDLEAAKEYGLRVCRVPAYSPEAVAEHTLAMLLTLNRKTHKAYNRVREQNFSLNGLLGTNIFKKTVGVIGTGNIGRVFCRTIKALGTKVLAYDLYPNEELKKEGFEYVALDELLKQSDIISLHCPLTPETHHIINKDTIELMKKGVYLINTSRGGLIDTRAIIEGLKTKKIGALGIDVYEQEEKLFFRDLSETIIEDDTIQLLLSFPNVLVTAHQAFFTEEALSQIALVTLDNLKQLEETKTIENKAAQLV
- a CDS encoding M20 metallopeptidase family protein, with the translated sequence MKKLILLTLSVLSQYSFGQDNTLWQNSIPMTKVIEWRRHIHQNPELSFQENKTSKYVADVLKSFGNIQVKQITKTSVIGILKGNSPGKTVAFRADMDALPIQEETGLPYASVNANVSHACGHDSHTAMLLGTAYTLSKMQKNLKGTVIFIFQHAEEKIPGGALDMIKTGELDSIEAFFGLHVMPLPVGIIGILPNGPASTASDSFFLTITGKSSHGSMPHLGVDPIVTGAELVNNLQTIVSRNVQPGNLAVLTVGKFQSGNAPNVIPERAELAATIRTTDPETRKLMETRIKSIVENTIKTNNASYQLDYVLGYPPIYNDEKLNALAKASAIKATGLDNVVDSPSITASEDFSYYKKIAPVCFVLLGVGNDAVNHNSKFTIDESAFLNGIKTEVQIILDFLNQ